The Corythoichthys intestinalis isolate RoL2023-P3 chromosome 19, ASM3026506v1, whole genome shotgun sequence nucleotide sequence tttctgcagatatttaagtaccttAAGAAAGCTTAAGATAGCCAATTCTGAgttgaaaataataattgagGGTCTACCAATTGAAAATGTAAATGAAGCTAAATTTCTCGGTGTTACAATTGATAACAAGCTGTCATAGAGACCCCATATCAGATACACGGAAAACAAAATCTccaaatgtctgtcaatcataaataaagcaaaacaaTACCTTGATGTAAATGCACTAGCTACTCATGTATTATTAgtgatgtgtgtgtatatataatatatatatatatatatatatatatatatatatatattggtgtTGTTGTGATTACTGcaactattattattactatcaaTGTACTCATTATGATTAGTACAGCTGTTGTTGGGAAGTGACTGCATTCCTATggaatttttggagtgaaatggGGGTGGGACACAAAAAAGCttggcttcttcccactccttttcgagctacatgtgtatgtattgttattatttttgttataatcATCATtactgttttattatttttttttttccatacttgttgttttttgttgttattgctcgaaataaaaatcaatcaatcaatcaatcaaaagccCGCAAACCGTTTgtaaagacatgtcaacaaagcacatggattactggaaccatgtcctatggtctgatgagacggacgggctttcttgtgtaccgtctacagaagaggcttccccctggggtgacagccatgcagaccaatttgatgtagagtgaggcgtatggtctgagcactaacaggctgacccccccacctctacaatctctgcagcaatgctcacagcactcctgtaacgagtcacatgacattttggaggaaaaatgacaagctgtactcaatttggacatttagggatgtgcattttttcataggggtgtactcacttttgttgccaggggtttagatattaatggctatattttgagttattttgaggggaaaataaattaactctattatataagctgtacacagactacttttcattgtgtcaaagtttcattttgtcagtgttgtcccatgaaaatatatacctaaatatcagcagaaatgcgaggggtgtactcacttttgtgatatactgtaacagcataacctgaatgcacactttttgctggggatgggacattaataagaccaaacagatggggtgaacgggggtcagggctacatttctcacgaatatgaacctaattaattgacaggctaaatgcaaaaaaatctaaatttcatgtgtattggttcaggtggtacacagtttgattcaaacctttgttttcaaaaactacggtactaaagaaacattctgAAAACTTCAAGGAAAAAATGTAttctattagcaaatttaaatggcaatatttgaacataacgtaAATTATTTTAACATACACTATTAATACAGACTAATTGGAGACAAGGGGGTaaccctcggttcactacatttctcacagtttagtaAACGTTAACGGTAGTAAACAcatacagaaggacacttctctttaagcagcttcctaccggagttttgcaggttagcaaattcacacagtttaatgttatgctaactttgatgcaggtcggacttccagtagcaaaattagtggtttgtTCCCCacacctccacaacactgacaTCTATaagagggctgtcaaaattatcgcgttaaagggcggtaattgatttttaaaattaatcacgttaaaatatttgacgcatttaacgcacatgccccgctcagattaaaatgacagcacagtgtaatgtccacttgttacttgttttttttgtgttttgtcgccctctgctggtgcttgggtgcgactgattttatgggtttcagcacaatgagcattgtgtaattattgacatcaacaatggcgagctactagttcattttttgattgaaaattttattaaaacgaaaacattttaatataaaatttctataacttgtactaacatttatcttttatagttctttctattcatggatcgcttttacagaatgttaataatgttaatgccatcttgttgatttattgtaataataaacaaatacaatacttatgtaccgcatgttgaatgtatatatccgtcttatctttccattccaacaataatttacagaaaaatatggcatattttatagatggtttgaattgcgattaagtacgattaattaatttttaagctgtaattaactcaattaaaaattttaatcgtttgacagccctagtctatatacattacatacagtggctgctgttgctgctggccggaaaaaaaaatctaatttcccTCGTCTTTATAGGGGGCGGAGGAATTATCGTGTTGTCGAcaagttgtatttctgtcgggacgGAGGAGGCggtatgttgtcgacatgttgtatttctgtcggggctgtgagtgTGTCTGTTTGTGGGGTGtgcggtcaagtcatcagccaatcaaacatgcgtttggtGGGGGTGTGGACTGGATCATTCAAGTAAAAAGGGGGTCATGtctgtctgaacataatgaaaataataataatggtagggtcaattctatccttacaacatactgGAAAAAGATCGAAATTACCTAAATaaatgaagtcattatataattcaaaaaaggttgcttaaaaattggtagggacaatttgaacatccAGATAAGTTGGTAGCGTTatctccctaccatccctatacaaacctacgcccttgattgaaAGTAGTAGTTCTTGGGGTCATGTTGCTGATTtttttctatatattttttacctTCCCAGAAAACAGCCTTTCATCGTCCTCAGACGTTGTCGTATGCCAGGGGCTTGGCATTGGCTCGTCAGCCTAGGTTAGGCATTGGACTGGAGCCTCTATTAGCGGAACAGATGTTGCAAGAGGAGCTAACTGGCATGGCCGGTGACATGCCAGACTTCACTTACGGCTCCTTTGACACCAAATACATAAAAGACTTGGTTAATTTGTCCTATCACTCAGCCCCTGCACCTACCCACGCTGAACCTCAGCCCTTCATACCATCCTATGTCACTCTTGACAAGAAGGTATGGTCCATAGGATTTATAGGTGTATATACTGGTACATACTGGCCTTAAACAATTAAGCACAAAAGTAGAAAAGCTACTTACGGTTTTCCATAGTTGTGTGTGCTCTTCATGCCTCGCCTATCTTTAACAACAGGTGCTTTGCTTCAGAGCATACTTTAAGGAAGATATCATCAACAGTCGTCAGGAGAAGAACTGCGTCCGCCATGTGGATATATACTACTACCTTGAGGACGACAGCATGAACATCTCCGAACCCTGGATGCCAAATTCTGGGATGCTACAAGGCCAGCGGCTCAAACGCCACTGTTTCCCCAAGAAGGAGCCTGGGAAGTATTATCACTGGAAAGACCTCAATCTTGGCATTGACCTGGAAGTGTATGGTGTCAAGTACCACATTGCTCAGTGTGATGCCTTTACTAAGGTGCTACTAAACACCTGTATCTGCATCTCTGCAACTGTCAGTCTGACACAAACATGAAAGTGTGACTTTTTCTCATTTTATAGGACTTTATGCAGCGTCAGGGCATTATTCTCAATCCGCCAGAGGAAATGCCTGTGGATACTTATCTCATGAATCGGAAAAAACCTACACCAACCTTCACGACACCCTCTGAATTTGACAGCAGGTACCAGTTTCTTCACATGGATCGCAAGGTAATTTCCTTCAGAACCAGTGCACTAGCAAAAGAATAACTTGCTCACAACATACAGACATCATTGGTGTTACGTTTTAACTGTAAAAGTTGGGTGATTGTAAAAGGCAGCAGTTTATTCTCATGAGAATAAGCAGTACAGATACTGGGTGGAATATTCTGTTGAAAGATCAGTCAAAATTCTCTTTAGGAATCAAggcattgtcttttttttttaatggtttccTTTAAATGATCTCTACCATTTATTGGGGTTCACTGTACTGAATGTAACCTTTTCTCTGGTCAGGTGCTGCGTTTCTTTGCCCTATGGGACGATTCAGAGTCTGAGCTTGGTGAAATCTTGCCTGTTACAATTCACTACTTCTTGGTGGATGACACGGTGGAGATCAGGGAGGACCACAAGCCCAACAGTGGCCGCTATCCTTTCCCGGTGCTGATGCAGCGGCTTAGGATACCGAAGAAAATGAAGCCAGGCCATGGTAATAAACAAAGCTAAAGTCACGTGTCCACCAAACGGATGAAATTATTTACATCCAATCACACTGAAGCATGCATGCAAGCAGTACCCTCACAAAGTATTGAACAGTGTGTTGAAATGCTTTCTCAAGCTGTAGCAATTATCCTATGTTAACATTATTTTAGCTTTGAGTCTTTGGCTTTTTCAGACCAATTCCctagctgtgttatggaagattCTGTCGAAGAAGTGGAAGAGTACTTCTCCCCGAAAGACTTCCAAGTTGGCGAAATGGTGGCAATATTGGGACGCCGTTTCTTACTGTACGACTGTGATGAGTTCACTAGGGACTACTACCATGAAAACTACCCAGAGATGACCATCAAAAGCATAGAAGTACCCAAGCAGTTGGGCAAGTTTGAGGGCATGCAAAGGGTGAGATTTACAATAATCCTGTGATATTTGCGAAAAGGGGCAGTGAGTAGCATGAGCATAAAGGTTTTGATACCGTTGCCCCTGAAATGTTGCATAAACATTGCAAAATCTATGATTccaaatattgaaaaatatttaatgtgCATGTTGCAGATTTTTCAAATTTCTACCAACGAGCAAAGGTGGGTAGACtagccaaaaaatttactcaagtaagattagcattacttcaaaataatagtaCTCAGTGAAGTGAAGTATCTGGTGAAAACAATACTcaagagtaacattgtgagtaactgcttatttttatttgttttttaagcagttgtatttttttcctctcctcacaaacttatctataagaactgttgttataatgatactgtacaataacccactacagaaatacaaaaaaatcattgaattccagcgagagaaaaaagaaaaaaagaaatgaagtaTTATTCGCCCAAAGTGCATGAGTGCccactagtggagaaaatagtccctagtttgaatagtgaatacttccttcatagttactacatAAGCGGATACATCAGGCTCCCCAtgatggccgaaaagtgtcattgcatgtaattgactttcctataaatatatataaaactgcaacaaaaatgaatgaagtgaacaaaatatatttttataatgggtcaaaattattttttgaacagatcatgtgactagcaacttagccGGCCATTTACTTCGCATCTAATtttcaaatgaataaataaatacatttaaaaaattcgggaagggcaattttatttttcaaatgatttttttctttgatcgcaagtattttttttttttttaaattaagcaacatttttggggattaaatggtttagacacaaatgtcctacccataatatggcccaaacacaaaaagaattgcctcaatcaaagaaaactttttcaatgaaaaaataagtgttcaaatgcaaatttttcaatctcaaatattttttcgcattcaaaaactttttccatgatttaaatttttctttatttgattgaagtgattattctttttgaaaatatttttttgaagcaacttattttttgattgaatagtagaccaaaaatgtcctagccaaaatgtggcccaaacacatatcaacatttcaatcaaaaaaacttgacttcaattaaaaaaaaaaaaaaaaaatcagagaaaatatctttcacatgcattttatttttttttttcaaatttattttttcagtcaaatacatttttttttttttattgaagtgactttttttgggttgaaaatacatgttttgattgaagcaactatttattttttattgaagcaacttttgttgattgaataataaagacacaaatctacctccataatttttgactggggtaactacattggcacgacaccggtgggcgtaccatatccAATGGATGACGGTCTTCGCGAAaaatattgcctaagcagcctaatttagtattcccctcaagaacaatgggaaacaaaaaaacgctcattgtcaacttattatcatgaatattcttgtaagtttatTGTTGACAGTGCGTTTcagagtcatcaacatgttgtgcccccccccgtcccaaaagtcaaactccgcctatgagttactattatgaaattaaaaggatcatatctccggttttccgtggtcagtcggttccaaataaaaactgggagagaggtttaaatccgcgctttcgattcatgttgaaGGCAGATACTTCatctttttatggtgctttaaagacgtgaTTGAAAAGGCTGGCCTGATCATAGAACTGTTAGCTTGCgtcagattggtgtaatggagtcgtgattattgttgcgatgtctcattggtgaaattggttgagctactcttggcatcgctggctaaaaaaaataatcgaatACGTAGATTAAAGAGGAAACatttaacgactcttgtgtagaccAAAgtggcggagtaagagtagcgttttttcttcctAAATCTACtccagtaaaagtaaaaagtatgggttagtaaaactactctcagaattaatttttctcagaaagttactgaagtaaatgtaacagagtacatgtaacgcgttactacccacctctgccaacAAGATAGCCTAAAACATACCTCCTCCCGGACATGTCTTGTGGAAGTTTTTCCATTATCACCTCGACATTCTTGCTTGATGCCACTATTAGACTGGATATTTCTTTATGTAGGTAATAAAAGGCGAATTCACAAATTGCAATCCCCTGGCAAGATAGGATTAcctctaaagatgtcccgatcgatcgggatgccgatcacgtcattttcaaagtataggaatcggcaaaaaaatatcggacatgccttttttgaattttttttttttttcaattaaatcgttttctaattgtgtttaacgttacatacaaaatgtcttacattcatccagagtctttagttttggcttaaagtagggctatcaaatttatagcgttaacggcggtaattaattttttaatattaatcacgttaaaatatttaatgcaattagcacatgcgctgcacgccctactcacgcattgtcacgttccatctataatggtgccgttttacctatatttagagctaacaggcagcgtaaaatgagtagagagaattttgacagcctttggagcctctttttaaatggctaaagccttaaaatccccctctcaataattagaaatatcgcgggaagcaatgtggagaaTAACGGTAgcggttgatcttttccttaacaccctatgttacctcccaacgcagagaagatatatcaattggtgccactacgcacagtaagggttgcacttcccatcatccatttgggcagagcagttaaatggctacagtatcatttactgaaagctcagcaaatacactagatggcaatatttagtcacaatatacaaagtcacatttatcctttaagaattacaagtctttctatccgtggatccctctcacagaaagaatgttaataatgtaaatgccatcttgaggatttattgtcataataaacaaatacagtatttatgtactgtatgttgaatgtatatattcgtccgagttttattcatttttttcttaatgcattgccaaaatgtatatgatcgggaaaaattatcgggaatgattggaattgaatcgggagcaaaaaaagcaatcggatcgggaaatatcgggatcggcagatactcaaacgatcgggatcagatcgggagcaaaaaaacatgatcggaacaaccctaattacctCATTTTAGTTTTTTCAATCTGCATGTTGTTCATAAtaatttcttaattttttttttttcttctggcaCATTTCTAGGAGATTCCTCCCTATAATGGCTTTGGATCACTGGAAGATTCCCTCCAGAGTTGTTTATCTCTACTCCCCCAACCTCCCAGAAAGAATGTGGTAAAGATGCTGGAGAATGAGCACAAAGTGCTGCGTTACAGTGCCCGACTGGTGTCGCGTAAGGACGCATCAGAGTCTCAGAAACGCAAAGATGCGGATCGATTTTTCATTTTGTCCTATTTTTTGTCCGATGACTCAATCTGTCTTTACGAGAATCCCAAAAACAACTCCGGATTCAAGGGCGGAGTGTTCTTGAGAAGGACACGTGTTCCCAAACCAAATACTTCTGTGGACAATCCTGAATTCTACACACCGTCAGACTTTTCGATTGGAGCAGTTGTGGACAGTGAGTCTTTTTCCGCATTTCGAGACAACTCAAGCCTTTCAGTCGATGATCAGCTACAATTTGAACCTGCCAATTTTTtaactcttttttttccttgtagTTTTTGGTCACCGCTTCACCCTCATAGACGCTGACCTTTATGTGCTAAATTACATGGAGGACAACCCAGGAATGATTCCCTTGGAGACTCTAGAAACCATCCGCCAGAAGCTTAGGTCTGAACCCAAGCAGACAGCTGAACAAAATGGTAAAATTCAATAATTCAAAATCCACTATACAAGTTCGAATTTTCGAGTTTTaagttttaacaatttttttgtaGAACCACCCTCATGATTCCAAGTCAACTTTGTACCCTCACGTCAGTTTCGTGCCCATAGGACCAGAAGTCAAGAGCCTGAGATTCTTGACACAAGACTTCGGGAAGTAGTTTTACCGTATGCGTAAACAAGTATCAGAAGCGCAATGAGGACTAAAAAGTTAAATTGTTCAAGATGCAACAGAAGAGGATCTCATTAAGTTACAGTTTAGTGTAAGAGTTACACATTAGAAATACAATTCTAACAGTTTCACTATTACAGTTCACACTTGTACAAAAACTGTATAGAGAAGTTCACACTTGTACATAAACTGTATATAGATTATTGCTATTATATGGCATAAAACAATGATTTAAAAGAAAATGCTTTTTGGTCTGCTGATATTGCAAGGCATGAAATCTGTGTgcctgatttttaaaaaatggaagaaatttACAGTGACAGAAAATGATGCATCAAGTCATTTTGTTCAGAAAATTATTCATCATTGAACAAACGGACAATCAATGGAACGGCATGTGGTAAAGTACATAATGACATGCGTCGTGGAAGTGACAAATACAAGACATGATTTACTTGAGAGGAAATATGGACACTTTTCCACCAGTAGGCCAAAGTAGCTTCCATCACCTTGCACAGTTGCATGGGAGCTACCATTAATGGGGCTTACAGTAAGCCTCTATTATGTTATCGTCAGTAACATATTTGCTACTCTCAATAGACCAGACTGGAAAAGAAGCAAAGCTGGCTCAACGGCAATCAGACGAGCAATACAGTACTTGGTAATGAGGATTACATGACCACATTCAAGTTACGACACAGTAACGTGCTACATACTGTGTTTGTACACTTCTGGCATTTTGCACTTAATAGTGCTCATtaatgaagaaaagcaggctctCTGGATGTatgaggataaaaaaaaagcaaaaaataagtaTGATCCGAGTACATGTCTCTTGGGCTCAAGGAATTTCGttggattttattttccagcatTCAAGCCCTACTGTAAGTCTGTAGTCACAGTCCCTGGAGCATGTCGGGATGGAACTCGACCAGGAAACACCATCAGCTCCTGTTGTGTTCAGGGATCTCGGCTTGGCCACCGCTCAGCTCAGTCTGATTGTTTCCTTAGTGAGATTTGAGTTTTTTGATCCTTGGAGACGTTCCGTTTTCTGCTTTTAGGACTCCATTTTCATAATGCCCAActaaataaaagataaaaaatgtcaataagaagaaaaaaaacaaaacagtagaGTGGATTACAGTACTAGACTGCTCGGAGTCACTTTCCATTCACTATTTAGTGCTCTTTCATGGAAAAGTTTGAGAGTTGCCACTTTTTGTTTGCAGATTTTTAGTGTTTTTAGACTTGATGTGTAGTGAattttgaatcgggagcacaatgcattttgaaaaataggggaaaattaaaaatCAGCAGAATTTTATCTATTTTCTCTATTCTGTGATGTGTCAACTTCTCAGGGActttaatacagtgatccctcgtttttcgcagttaatggggaccagaacccgctgcgataagtgaaaaaccgcaaagtagtccCCCCAATtttaatgtgtgtatgtgtgtgtgttccatTATTTATTCAGGtttatcattggaaagagacgcatataagacatgttttttcatttttttccctgacatataaaaaaataacttatgtatgtatgtatgtacagtttatatatatatatatatatatatatatatatatactgccgcgttaacgggcagtaattaatatttaaaattaatcacgttaaaatatttgacgcaattaacgcacatgtcccgctcagacagatttaaatgacagtagagtgaaatgcccacttgttaattgtgttttatggagttttgccgccctctgctgcgactaattttataggcttcagcacccatgagcattgtgtaagtaattattgacatcaacaatggcgggctactagtttattttttgattgaaaattttacaaattttattaaaacgaaaacattaagaggggttttaatataaaatttctataacttatactaacatttttaagaaccacaagtctttctatccatggatcgctttaacagaatgttaataatgttaatgccatcttgttgatttattgttataataaacaaatagtccttatgtaccgtatgttgaatgtatatatccatcttgtgtgttatctttccattccaacaatttattttacagaatatatatataatttacagaaaaatatggcatattttatagatggtttgaattgcgattaattacgattaattaatttttaagctgtaattaactcgattaaaaattttaattgtttgacagccctaatatatatatatatatatatatatatatatatatacatatatataaggcgggaacacagacaaggctgaaaaagtagtttctgcgcttgcacccctctttgaaataaactgctatatttgatagacaacatgtctatatgctgccatagcaatttcatgacgcattaagccccaaactatttttaatttgtccgttttatcctggagacccccgtttacagaccccgcacaaccgcttttgtttcaacctagccataaaaaggtaagtaattattttattattccatatcaattttaacttacaataattaatttatgtttaatatctagtttaaaaaaaagacttgatacaattactcgcatattttaaacttttaaacaaattacatcacaataaaAATGTCTAAATAGGTCACCgatgtctacctcataactatcaccgaattgttttttttttgttttgttttgttactgtcgcattttccccgatattttagatgataaataatcgatccaaacaaagaaaaaaaaatgtttaaaagggtaaatatttgaaaaaatctcgaccactccttgatttctgcattgcgacctttGTTCTATTACTGTGTTACACccttaaaatccccaaaaactccagctgtggccattcacggtgtgtcttgacacttggtgagacagagttttgggatcgaaacaaggtaagtgtgcgataatatctcgttaaagtcatggtgtctttaattatgcttttTCGTGGTCTTACCTCGAGTTAGGATTaaggagttgtttttttttaatgccctcctgtttaaagtttatcttcccccagaaaattgagatttaagctttccaatgaggtATCAcagatgcatataggacaattttgaaatttggccaaattgggagtctcagagcgAAACCTCAAGTCACCCGAGTATTTTccaccattttttttaaatgtttttttttttgcacttcaaatgtaataattatgataagttttaaacatgttactgtcccagcgAATTATGTTTAAAc carries:
- the efhc1 gene encoding EF-hand domain-containing protein 1 isoform X2 — translated: MARKLDNNGLPFLPGFSFQDVSKTAFHRPQTLSYARGLALARQPRLGIGLEPLLAEQMLQEELTGMAGDMPDFTYGSFDTKYIKDLVNLSYHSAPAPTHAEPQPFIPSYVTLDKKVLCFRAYFKEDIINSRQEKNCVRHVDIYYYLEDDSMNISEPWMPNSGMLQGQRLKRHCFPKKEPGKYYHWKDLNLGIDLEVYGVKYHIAQCDAFTKDFMQRQGIILNPPEEMPVDTYLMNRKKPTPTFTTPSEFDSRYQFLHMDRKVLRFFALWDDSESELGEILPVTIHYFLVDDTVEIREDHKPNSGRYPFPVLMQRLRIPKKMKPGHDQFPSCVMEDSVEEVEEYFSPKDFQVGEMVAILGRRFLLYDCDEFTRDYYHENYPEMTIKSIEVPKQLGKFEGMQREIPPYNGFGSLEDSLQSCLSLLPQPPRKNVVKMLENEHKVLRYSARLVSRKDASESQKRKDADRFFILSYFLSDDSICLYENPKNNSGFKGGVFLRRTRVPKPNTSVDNPEFYTPSDFSIGAVVDIFGHRFTLIDADLYVLNYMEDNPGMIPLETLETIRQKLRSEPKQTAEQNEPPS
- the efhc1 gene encoding EF-hand domain-containing protein 1 isoform X1, whose translation is MARKLDNNGLPFLPGFSFQDVSKTAFHRPQTLSYARGLALARQPRLGIGLEPLLAEQMLQEELTGMAGDMPDFTYGSFDTKYIKDLVNLSYHSAPAPTHAEPQPFIPSYVTLDKKVLCFRAYFKEDIINSRQEKNCVRHVDIYYYLEDDSMNISEPWMPNSGMLQGQRLKRHCFPKKEPGKYYHWKDLNLGIDLEVYGVKYHIAQCDAFTKDFMQRQGIILNPPEEMPVDTYLMNRKKPTPTFTTPSEFDSRYQFLHMDRKVLRFFALWDDSESELGEILPVTIHYFLVDDTVEIREDHKPNSGRYPFPVLMQRLRIPKKMKPGHDQFPSCVMEDSVEEVEEYFSPKDFQVGEMVAILGRRFLLYDCDEFTRDYYHENYPEMTIKSIEVPKQLGKFEGMQREIPPYNGFGSLEDSLQSCLSLLPQPPRKNVVKMLENEHKVLRYSARLVSRKDASESQKRKDADRFFILSYFLSDDSICLYENPKNNSGFKGGVFLRRTRVPKPNTSVDNPEFYTPSDFSIGAVVDIFGHRFTLIDADLYVLNYMEDNPGMIPLETLETIRQKLRSEPKQTAEQNGPEVKSLRFLTQDFGK